CATGGCCAGCTCGATGTCCGCGCGCAGGGCTTCGTCCGACGGGGAGGTCATGAGGGTGTCCGGCCAGTAGCCCTGGTCGAGGACGAGCCGCTGAAACACCGGCTCCCCGTTCAGCAGCAGGCGCCGGCCGTCGATGGTCACCGACCGGAGGCCGGCGTAAGAGCCGACCTCGTCGAGGAGTTCGTCGCCGGCGACGACGCGGACCGTGAGGTCGTAGAGGTGCGGATCGGCGGGCGACCAGGTGCGGACCCTGTCGGCCGGGATCGGCAGCCGCAGGCTGGGACCCATCTCGACGACGGGGACGGAGGCGCGAGCGACCTCGCCCGCCTCGTCGCGGAGGACGGCCTCAAGCGTCGTCCCGGGGCGGTGGCCGGAGATTTCCGCGCCCACCGTGAAGGAGGTGTCGCCGAGGTTCGGCACGATGTGGACCGAGGAGAGGTGGGTCCGTCCGACGGCCTCAAGCCACACCGTCTGCCAGATGCCGGTGGTGCGCGTGTAGAAGCACTCGGAGTTGTAGTACCAGTTGGCCTGCTTGCCGCGAGCCTGCGGCACACCGTGCGGATCCCGGGCCCGGACCACGAGGGTGAACTCTTCCCCGGCGGTGACGAGTCCGGCGAGGTTCGCCGTGAAGGAGGAGAAGCCGCCGCGGTGCCGGGCGACCTCCTGGCCGTCGACCCACACCGTCGCGTCGTGGTCGACGGCCCCGAAGTGGAGCAGGACGTCGCGACCCTCCCACGATTCGGGGAGCCGGACCGTCCTGCGGTACCAGACCGCGTTGAGGAAGTCAGTGTCGCCGATGCCGGAGGCGGTCGACTCGGGGGCGAACGGCACGAGGATCTCGCGGCCGTAGGGGGCATCGACGAGCCCGCGCTCGAACCCGGAGTCCCCGGCGTCGATCTCGAACTCCCAGGTGCCGTTGAGGTTCAGCCAGTCGGCCCGGACCAGCTGTGGTCGGGGGTGTTCCGGCTTGGGGATGACGCTCACGCTGATCGTCTCTCTCTCTTTGCTGTGGTGTAGGTGAGGAGTGGGGGAGGGCTCAGCCCTTGATGCCGGTCATGCTGACGCCCTTGACGATGAACCGTTCGAGCAGGATGAACAGCACGATCATGGGCAGCGAGGCGACCATGTTCGCCGTCATCGGCAGCACGCGGTCGATCGTGTAGGTGCCGGCGAAGGTGGGAATACCGATCGGCAAGGTGAACATGTTGCTGTTCATCGAGACGAGCAGCGGCCACAGGTAGTTGTTCCAGCTACCCGTGAACGAGAAGATGCCGACGGTGATCATGATCGTCTTCGACAGCGGCAGCACGACGTGCCAGAAGATGCGCCAGTAGCCGGCGCCGTCGATGCGGGCGGCCTCTATCAGTTCGTTGGGGATCTGCCGCATGAACGCCACCATGATGATGAGGTTCATCGAGACGGCGATGCCCGGCAGGAGCAGGCCCGGGTACGTGTCGACGAGGCCGAAGCTGTTGGTCGTCACGAAGAGCGGGATGATCATGGCCTCGACCGGGATCATCATGCCCAGCATGAAGTAGATGTAGAGGATCCCGCGGCCGCGGAATCCGATCTTGGCGATCGCATAGGCGGCGAGCGGGGTGACCACCAGGGTCAGCGCCGTCGACAGGACCGCGACGAGGGTGCTGTTGTACACCCAGATGATCACGTCGGAGCCGAGCAGGACCCGCGGGTAGTTCTCGAGCGTGTACGGCGGCAGGAACCAGTTGATCGAGTTGCCGATCTGGCTGCCCTCCCGCTTCAGGGAGACGGCGAGCGCCCAGACGACGGGCAGCAGCACGATGATGGCCGAGAAGACCGTGAAGACGGTGAGGAAGACCCCACCGAAACTCATCCGCTTCTTCATGAGCGCTGGCTCCTTCCCTGCAGGCGGACCTGGACCAGCGAGAAGACCAGGAGGATGACGAACAGGGCGAACGACATGGCGGAGGCGTATCCCATGTTGTCCTTGCCGAAGCCCTGGACGTAGACGTACTGGACGATCGACCTCGTCGAGGTGCCCGGGCCGCCGCCGGTGATCAGCTGTGTCTGGCCGAAGACCTTGAAGGAGGCGAGCACCTGGAGCAGGAGCACGAGCCAGTGCGTGTTCGACAGCAGCGGCAGCGTGATCGAGAACAGCTGCCGGAACTTCGAGGCGCCGTCGATGTCGGCCGCCTCGTAGACCTCGTCGGGGATCTCCTGCAGGGCCGCGAGGTACAGCAGCATGCTGAAGCCGACCGTCCACCACACGGTCGTCACCGACAGGGTGATCCAGTTGAGGCCGTTGCCCTGGATCCACTGCGGCTCGACGCCCGGGGGCAGCAGGCCGATGTCGTGGAGCAGGTTGTTGATGAAGCCCTGGTGCGGCTCCGCCATGAAGATGGCCACGAACGAGATCACGGAGACCGACAGGACGCTCGGGATGTAGAACGCCGAGCGGGCGAACTTCCGGATCTTCGTGGGGCGGTTGGCCATGAGGGCGAACGAAATGGCGGTCAGCATCAGCATCGGCACGGTGATGAGCGTGAAGATGGTGGTGTTGCCCAGTGCGCCCCAGAAGTACTTGTCCCCGAACGCCTTGGTGAAGTTGTCGAGGCCGACGAACTTCTGGGGGCCCATCAGCCCCCACTTCCACAGGCTGATCCACATGCCCTGGAAGACCGGCCAGATCGTGAAGACCGTGTACAACAGCCCGAAGGGCAGTATGAAGAGCAGGGCGATCCAGAATCTCTTCTTCGATTCCATTGACACTCCTCCTTGAGTGGCAGGTACTTGCGATGCCGATCGCTCGGCCGGGCCGGTGCCTGGCGTGGGGTCCCGCCAGGCACCGGCGGTCGGCTGAGGCGACGGTTCCTGACTCAGGAGAGGTCGGACTCCATCTCGCTGATCATGTCCTCGATGCCCTGTGCGGGCTCGGCCTGACCGGCCCAGATCATGTTTAGGTTCGTGATCATGGTCTCCTTGAGCGCGTAGAAGTTCTCGTTCTGCGGGGGCAGGA
The DNA window shown above is from Tessaracoccus defluvii and carries:
- a CDS encoding glycoside hydrolase family 2 protein; protein product: MSVIPKPEHPRPQLVRADWLNLNGTWEFEIDAGDSGFERGLVDAPYGREILVPFAPESTASGIGDTDFLNAVWYRRTVRLPESWEGRDVLLHFGAVDHDATVWVDGQEVARHRGGFSSFTANLAGLVTAGEEFTLVVRARDPHGVPQARGKQANWYYNSECFYTRTTGIWQTVWLEAVGRTHLSSVHIVPNLGDTSFTVGAEISGHRPGTTLEAVLRDEAGEVARASVPVVEMGPSLRLPIPADRVRTWSPADPHLYDLTVRVVAGDELLDEVGSYAGLRSVTIDGRRLLLNGEPVFQRLVLDQGYWPDTLMTSPSDEALRADIELAMAAGFNGARLHQKVFEERFYYHADKLGYLVWGEFGDWGAGGHGPAGDHQQPTASFITQWVEVLRRDRNHPSIVGWCPLNETWQPMGDRISQLDDVTHGMYLATKASDPTRPVLDTSGYSHRVRGADVYDSHDYEQNPAKFRENHAGLATDTPYQNEHDGRVISIDYAGQPYFVSEYGGIWWNSELAAVDPDAEQDPNRVDSWGYGSRVRTLEEWYARFEGLTNVLLEDPRMFGYCYTQLTDTFQEQNGIYGFDRSLKFDVDRISAIQKQRAAFEDTTDGDRG
- a CDS encoding carbohydrate ABC transporter permease, with protein sequence MESKKRFWIALLFILPFGLLYTVFTIWPVFQGMWISLWKWGLMGPQKFVGLDNFTKAFGDKYFWGALGNTTIFTLITVPMLMLTAISFALMANRPTKIRKFARSAFYIPSVLSVSVISFVAIFMAEPHQGFINNLLHDIGLLPPGVEPQWIQGNGLNWITLSVTTVWWTVGFSMLLYLAALQEIPDEVYEAADIDGASKFRQLFSITLPLLSNTHWLVLLLQVLASFKVFGQTQLITGGGPGTSTRSIVQYVYVQGFGKDNMGYASAMSFALFVILLVFSLVQVRLQGRSQRS
- a CDS encoding carbohydrate ABC transporter permease → MKKRMSFGGVFLTVFTVFSAIIVLLPVVWALAVSLKREGSQIGNSINWFLPPYTLENYPRVLLGSDVIIWVYNSTLVAVLSTALTLVVTPLAAYAIAKIGFRGRGILYIYFMLGMMIPVEAMIIPLFVTTNSFGLVDTYPGLLLPGIAVSMNLIIMVAFMRQIPNELIEAARIDGAGYWRIFWHVVLPLSKTIMITVGIFSFTGSWNNYLWPLLVSMNSNMFTLPIGIPTFAGTYTIDRVLPMTANMVASLPMIVLFILLERFIVKGVSMTGIKG